Part of the Diabrotica virgifera virgifera chromosome 6, PGI_DIABVI_V3a genome, gtcagttgtggctgagctttccttactgcatgttccagtgcgaagttaaacagcaaggggcgagaggatctccttgtctaagcctggtgtcaatgaggaattcctccgacgtggtgctgccaattctgatccatgcggaagcgttctccgtgctcacctgtGCTAATCATACCagctttccaggtactcccatttctaccatggtctcccacaatgcttctctgctaacagaatcgtaagcttgtttaaagtccacgaagatttggtgtacatcgcggttgaattcccagttttttgccaacacctggcgtaggacggtgatctggtctatggtcgaccttctcggtctgaatccgctttggtagtcgcctattataTCCTCTGCGTATGAAGTTAGTCTTCTAAATAGTATTATGGATATAATGTATGTTTTATTGACTAACGATATTCCTttatagttccgacatatttgtttgtctttATTCAATGGCTTCAATATTGTTGCATTTTTATATATCACATGTACCTAACTAATAAATATCATatactaaatattttgtattgtgacccttatttagggtattttaatatataccttttacaagaaacttggtatttttgtgatttatggtatacagccagctacaggaagtttattttcctcctggattttttttaataaatatcagtaaaacgatttttttttatttcacattgTTATTTTCAATTCTCAATTGCGTTCGAGTGTGAAAAATTATGTCACCATAAAACACAACACGGCTCGAATTATCTCGAGTCTGCACAATTTGGTCAGTTTAGCGTGCTCGAATTAACTCGAGCGTGCACGTTAAGGAGTTAATTTACATAAGAATTGATGGCTAATCAGCGGAAGCTACTCTGTGGCGCTGCTTAGCAACGCTGCAGGGTAGTCCGTGTGTTTCTACACTAAAGGAACATAATATGACACATTAAacggtaaagattcccggactcaactgtacctaaagatattttacaaaatagtttaTGTAGTAGTGTACAACCTCCATTGACTGAAACAACGGATGAGACAATTGCTCCTGATGAATTTTGTAGTTATTTCCAAGATAAGTCATGTCATCAAACCCGCAAACATAGAACCTTTTCTGGTTCTTCCTTGGATCACTATCTCGCTCCAGATGCTCAATATGAAGTTATTCCAGAACAGGAAAATTATCATCAAAACTCGAGCAATTTGAGTAACACTATATCAACTTTAAATTATGACCAAAACTATTATAACCAGAATAAAGTTAATTTTGGTTACAATAACCCTGGAGGTAAAAATGTACCACCAAAAACCTTAAATCTAAACCAACAAGCAAGAAGAAATTTGGGTTCTAACATATCTGCCCTTATACAGAATTTGGGTGGAAATCCTGCTGGATTACTCTATGGAGATGCTACAACAGAAGATGAGGCTCAAGTGCAAGGATGTCACAGTGACGGTACTATGGATTCGGGTTGGCAAAGTGGTTCTGAAAAAAGTGAAACTCGTAaacaagaggaagaagaagaaggtgttCATAAACCGGTCAAAGTGTAATACTCATTAAATAAAGACAAAAGTGCGTTACAAGTTGTTGAATTTGAGACGGGACAAAGTAATTTATTACGTTGGCTTATGTTAAATACGAAAATGGCAGTGCTGATATATGGACAGATcaagatttatttatatatatatatatatatatatatatatatatatatatatatatatatatatatataatacatatataatttTCTAATCTCTTTTTCGACAAAGTAAATATATCTTGATCTGTCCATATATCAGCACTGCCATTTTCGTATTTAACATAAGCCAACGTAATAAATTACTTGGTCCCGTCTGAAATTCAACAACTTGTAACGCACTTTAGTCTTTATTTAATGAGTATTACACTTTGACCGGTTTATGaacaccttcttcttcttcttcctcttgttTACGAGTTTCAGTTTTTTCAGAACCACTTTGCCAACCCGAATCCATAGTACCGTCACTGTGACATCCTTGCACTTGAGCCTCATCTTCTGTTGTAGCATCTCCATAGAGTAATCCAGCAGGATTTCCACCCAAATTCTGTATAAGGGCAGATATGTTAGAACCCAAATTTCTTCTTGCCTGTTGGTTTAGATTTAAGGTTTTTGGTGGTACATTTTTACCTCCAGGGTTATTGTAACCAAAATTAACTTTATTCTGGTTATAATAGTTTTGGTCATAATTTAAAGTTGATATAGTGTTAGTTAAATTGCTCGAGTTTTGATGATAATTTTCCTGTTCTGGAATAACTTCATATTGAGCATCTGGAGCGAGATAGTGATCCAAGGAAGAACCAGAAAAGGTTCTATGTTTGCGGGTTTGATCACATGACTTATCTTGGAAATAACTACAAAATTCATCAGGAGCAATTGTCTCATCCGTTGTTTCAGTCAATGGAGTTTGTACACTACTACAtaaactattttgtaaaatatctttaggtacagttgagtccgggaatctttacccgttcGTCATCATTTAACGCagacgaaataagtcgatgataagtcggaaattgaaatttactaaacataacagcaagtgacagtaggtgacttgctgttgcgtttagtaaatttcaatttccgacttatcatcggcTTATTTAATGCTTTAAATGATGGCGCACGGTAAAggttcccggactcaactgtaagagTTGTAAACATGATTCAGCGCTAAATTCCATATCATTAGAATCTGGCAAAGGAAACATTAGACTTCTGGTAGACATTTGTTGATTTCCCATTCTATGAGCCAAATAGTCTTCATCTTCAGTTACAGTAGatgaaaaaatgttttcttgAAAAGATTGTAATAGCTGAGTGATATTCACGTCTTTGGGATCTggtttttgtaaataaattaatctagGCTTTTGAGTTTCCAAAGCTTCATCATACAAAGAAGAATCTTGCACATCGTTTCTAACAGAAATATTACAACAACTGCTTACGTCAGCAAAATATAACTCTGATTCGCTCGGTTCAGGTTTTTGGGGACTAGTTGCTTGCTTTTGGCATTGTAATTTTCAAGTGTCAATTGCGTTCGAGTGTGAAAAATTATAGCCATATAAAATAAAACGCCGCTCTAATTATATCGAGTAGACAAATTTGGTCAGTTTAGCGTGCTCGACTTAACTCGAGCGTGCACGTTAAGGAGTTATTTTATATAAGAATTGACAACTAAAATCAGCGGTAGCTACCCTGTGGCGCTGTTTAGCAACGCTGCAGGGTGGCCCGTGTGTTTCGACACTAAAGGAacataatataacaaataaatataaatgtaTAGCAAATTCAACTAAATTTTATGTAACATTATAATTTTCTAATCTCTTTTTCGATAAAGTAAATATATCTTGATCTGTCCATATATCAGCACTGCCATTTTCGTATTTAACACAAGCCAACGTAATAAATTGCTTGGTCCCATCTCAAATTCAACAACTTGTAACGCACTTTAGTCTTTATTTAATGAGTATTACACTTTGACCGGTTTATGaacaccttcttcttcttcctcttgttTATGAGTTTCAGTTTTTTTAGAACCACTTTGCCAACCCGAATCCATAGTACCGTCACTGTGACATCCTTGCACTTGAGCCTCATCTTCTGTTGTAGCATCTCCATAGAGTAATCCAGCAGGATTTCCACCCAAATTCTGTATAAGGGCAGATATGTTAGAACCCAAATTTCTTCTTGCTTGTTGGTTTAGATTTAAGGTTTTTGGTGGTGCATTTTTACCTCCAGGGTTATTGTAACCAAAATTAACTTTATTCTGGTTATAATAGTTTTGGTCATAATTTAAAATTGATATAGTGTTAGTCAAATTGCTCGAGTTTTGATGATAATTTTCCTGTTCTGGAATAACTTCATATTGAGCATCTGGAGCGAGATAGTGATCCAAGCAAGAACCAGAAAAGGTTCTATGTTTGCGGGTTTGATGACATGACTTATCTTGGAAATAACTACAAAATTCATCAGGAGCAATTGTCTCATCAGTTGTTTCAGTCAATGGAGTTTGTACTCTACTACATAAACTATTTTGAGAAATATCTTtaggtacagttgagtccgggaatctttacccgtgcgtcatcatttaaagcatacgaaatcagtcgatgataagtcggaaattgaaacttactaaacgcaacagcggTGTGTAAAGGGGTAGTGAAGCGCAATACATGATGTCGTATCCTGTTGGCATCACTtagcctctcctactcaattcctatcTTCACCTCCAAGCTGGTACACACCGGTAACCTGAGCAACCCCActggagattgggtaaccaaccccagtggaagGTGGGGTCAGGGCTGACGAAGAAGGGAGTCCTGGTCCTTCGATGAATAGGGGGTTGGGCCGAAGGTTAACTACCTCCTCCTAGATAAACTACGAGTTATGAATGTGAAAGGAAGAAAAGCCGGACTGATCAAACGACGACGACTGTGCGAGAAAAAGGAATACGATTTGAGGGTTGCGACATGGAATATTCGAACCTTGTATAGATTGGGAGCTCTCCAAAATCTCTTAAATGAACTAAATAGATACAAAATAGACATAACTGCCATACAAGAAATGAGGTGGATTGGAAACAATATAATGGAAAAAAGAAGCCACACGATTTTCTACAGCTGCGATCCTAAAGATCACGTCTTGGGCACTGGATTCATAGTAAACAAGAGAGTAAAACATACTATAAG contains:
- the LOC126886245 gene encoding uncharacterized protein LOC126886245 — translated: MTNGLCSSVQTPLTETTDETIAPDEFCSYFQDKSCDQTRKHRTFSGSSLDHYLAPDAQYEVIPEQENYHQNSSNLTNTISTLNYDQNYYNQNKVNFGYNNPGGKNVPPKTLNLNQQARRNLGSNISALIQNLGGNPAGLLYGDATTEDEAQVQGCHSDGTMDSGWQSGSEKTETRKQEEEEEEGVHKPVKV